The following coding sequences are from one Dreissena polymorpha isolate Duluth1 chromosome 8, UMN_Dpol_1.0, whole genome shotgun sequence window:
- the LOC127841812 gene encoding leucine-rich repeat and fibronectin type-III domain-containing protein 5-like, with protein MFGTLQESVYALLLLLYVVTCPRVTATTCPAVCFCPSVSRVVYCPRKALPFIPAGIPTDTVQLTLNDNKFQNPVISRANFSNYRDLEQLYLTDCGIEYIEPDTFVDNKKLKWLDLGKNKLKRISDFTFRDLTLDHLFLNDNPGVEISTRAFGGLKTTGLYMQNNAMDKLSLEVIRPMNGTLKTLWIDGNKFDKFNPQWLFLFRTLSHLRIGDNPLHCNCEARWLHEFYTASSRIFENVLPPACRSPGQLRGQTFKDLHTDDFKCQLPVFKNVDVILEKNVGKLTCLASGDPVPTIYWMKPDGTAEVFIPKSEDITKDMEGVMYIRDPRAELKNRYQCVANNPAGNVTFSINVAWPADEVDVTKQYEQHDNPAIEKTDDKKVDEKDEKKIQDTKEGTAIEVFQSNSSKVVGTEIATVSAVVKDRFTTSDLIGAVVGTFVLTLLLCVIVFYVIVKYQRKPGTPVHHHHHHNGVHNGDIKRGPPSRHELDEVEHTMKMLDKRSYDIHV; from the coding sequence ATGTTCGGAACGCTTCAAGAAAGTGTGTACGCCTTGCTCCTCTTGCTATATGTGGTCACGTGCCCACGAGTGACCGCCACGACATGCCCGGCGGTGTgcttctgtccgtctgtctccCGGGTGGTCTACTGCCCGAGGAAAGCGCTACCGTTCATTCCGGCGGGTATACCGACCGACACTGTCCAGCTGACGTTGAACGATAATAAGTTCCAGAATCCGGTCATAAGCCGGGCCAACTTCTCTAACTACCGAGATCTCGAGCAGTTATACTTGACTGATTGCGGAATCGAGTACATCGAACCGGACACTTTCGTGGACAATAAGAAGCTGAAGTGGTTGGACTTGGgtaaaaacaaactgaaaaggaTCTCAGACTTTACTTTCAGAGATTTGACCCTTGACCACCTTTTCTTAAACGATAACCCCGGGGTCGAGATTTCGACACGGGCGTTTGGAGGTCTGAAAACCACGGGGTTGTACATGCAGAATAATGCCATGGATAAGTTGTCTCTGGAGGTCATTCGACCGATGAACGGTACCCTTAAGACGCTGTGGATTGACGGGAACAAGTTTGACAAGTTCAATCCGCAGTGGTTATTCTTGTTTAGGACGCTGAGCCACTTAAGGATCGGTGACAATCCGCTCCACTGCAACTGCGAGGCGCGGTGGTTGCACGAGTTCTACACAGCTTCCTCGAGAATCTTTGAGAACGTGCTCCCGCCCGCTTGCCGGTCGCCGGGTCAGCTTAGGGGCCAGACCTTTAAAGACCTTCACACCGACGACTTCAAGTGTCAGCTTCCGGTGTTCAAAAACGTCGACGTCATTCTCGAGAAAAACGTCGGCAAACTGACTTGTCTTGCAAGTGGCGACCCCGTGCCGACGATCTACTGGATGAAGCCTGACGGCACGGCGGAAGTGTTCATTCCAAAGTCGGAAGACATTACCAAAGATATGGAAGGAGTGATGTATATTCGAGATCCGAGAGCGGAACTGAAGAACAGATACCAGTGCGTTGCGAACAATCCTGCGGGTAACGTCACGTTCTCAATAAACGTTGCGTGGCCGGCTGACGAGGTTGACGTTACGAAACAGTACGAACAACACGATAATCCCGCCATTGAAAAAACAGACGATAAGAAAGTCGATGAAAAAGACGAGAAGAAAATACAGGACACAAAGGAAGGAACAGCAATTGAAGTGTTTCAATCAAACTCTAGTAAAGTGGTTGGAACAGAAATCGCAACGGTCTCTGCCGTTGTAAAGGaccgttttacgacatcggaccTTATCGGTGCCGTTGTCGGTACGTTTGTGTTGACGTTACTGTTGTGTGTTATAGTGTTTTATGTGATTGTGAAATACCAACGAAAGCCGGGCACACCcgttcatcatcatcaccatcataatgGGGTCCATaatggggacataaaaaggggcCCGCCCAGTCGTCATGAGCTCGACGAGGTTGAGCATACCATGAAAATGTTAGATAAACGGAGTTACGATATTCATGTATAG